The DNA region CTGTGGCCAGCGCATACAGGACGTGGTCTGCCTTTGGTGTCAGTTTGAGCGCGTGCTGGAGATGTTCGATGGCCGAACCGAGTTCCCGGCGGTTGAGGTCGCCAATCCCGACGTTGTAGTGATCGTCAGCCGAGCTCAGGACCGTTCTGGCCTTCTCCTGAATCTTCTTTTCGCAGGCATGAACCAGCATCTTGGCCCGTTCCTGAATCTCTGGTTCCTCAGGATGTTGGCCGATCAGGTTTTCGAAATGCCGGATTGCTTTTTCAAACTGCTCGGCATGCATCAGCTTGAGCGCGGCCTCATATGCCTCGACGGCGCTGGAAAAATGCTTCGAGCGCACCCGTTCGGGTGTGGAAGCGCGGGAAGCGGCAGTCATTGCAGCCGGAGTCCGGCGGGTTTCCACCTTTGCCTGTTTTCTGGCATGGGGTGCCGATGTTTTGGCGGCTGGTTTAGATCCGTTCCGGGAAGCGGCCCTCGCAGGTTTCGCCTTCAAACGAATCGACTTAGCGGTCACCACAGTTCGGCTCGCCGCCTTTTTTGCAGATTTCGGTTTAAGTTTCGCCTTCATAGCCATGAGTCCCGCAACTTATACGGATTATGCCAGTTAAAGTCAAGGAGCCCGGTGGCAGGCAATTTGCTCTTTACGACTCGGCTAATGCCGCTTGGCAAGTCCGGCAGCCGCGGGCAAGCCCTCAAATGGTGATGTTTGGTTTCCAATTTCAGCGACTTGCGTCTGATCTTCTGGGACCAGAGACGTCTTCAGCCGAGTATGGATAGGGACATGTTTGGGTGCTTTAATGCCGAACCGGACTCGATTTCTACCAACTTCCAGAACTGTGATCTCGATGTCGTCGGCGAGAATGATCTTTTGGTCTTTTTTTCGACTGATTATAAGCATTCGAACTTACCCCTTTTAAAAGTGTCCTCTACTGTAAGGAGAAATACAGAGTGCGAAAAATACACCTGTTTGAAAATTTCTTTCGAATTGTGCACTTCAATTTTGTAAATTTTTCTGGCAAACTACTCGCGTTTTCCAAATGAAGAAGCACTTCTTTTCGCCCATCTGTTTGATTTTACTGATCTTCGGCCCCGCCTTGGCGCAGGAGACGACCTCCCGAAGCGTCGCAGCGAGTGCGGAAAACCAGAATCCGGCCGTACGGCTGGCCAGCGTCAGCGAGTCGAATTACCTGAACCAACTCTCCCTTCGGGGGTTCAGCCTTGATACACAAGGGCTTTTGATCGAATCTCTGGATGGCCACAGCGTATTTGCCGAACTTAACAGCAACGTGGGATTCAATCCCGCCTCCGTGATCAAGGTCGCAACTTCCTTTGCCGCCCTTTCCAGGTTCGGTCCCGAATACCACTTCGAGACCGCTTTCTATATGGACGGTGCTATCAATAAGAAAACTCGGACGCTAAACGGAAACCTGGTGTTCCAGTCCACCGGTGATCCGGTCCTGACGTCCATTGACGTCTCGCGCCTTGTCCGGGAAGTCGTGCGGGAAGGCATCACCCATGTAAATGGCAATCTTGTTGTAACCGGACCATTTACCTATGGCATGTTCTACACGACAGATAAAGCAACGAAAGGGTTGGCCCAATCGCTGCGACGGGCCGGAATAAGATTCAACGAAACGGTCAATGGCGGAACTGCACAAGGCACGAAAATCGCGAGCCACGTTTCATCGAGCCTTCGCGAAATCCTGCTTTACCAGAACGAACACAGCGTGAATCAGACGGCAGAACGAACAGGCGAAGCGGTCGGCGGCCCGAAAGGTGTTGAGCAGTTCCTGATCAAGGAACTCAACATCAGTCCGGGCGAGATCGCAATCTCGCACACGTCAGGGCTGGACTACAACCGTATAACACCCCGCGCAACGGTTCAACTGTTTCGGGAACTCGTGTTCTGGCTGAATCTGAACAATCTGCGGCCCGATGATATTCTTCCCGTCGCCGGCGTCGACGCCGGGACGCTGGCACAACGTTTCAAAGGAGACGAATACCGGGGCGCCGTCATCGGAAAGACCGGCACCTTGCCGGGAACCGATGGCGGAGTCAGCACACTCGCGGGAATCGCCTACACACGGGACCACGGGCCGGTGTTGTTCGCCATCTTCAACACCAAAGGATCTGTGACCACCTTCCGCAAATTACAGGATTCATTTTTGAAGGGCTTTATTGTCGAAAGCGGTGGTATTCCTGAAACTCAGGCATCCCTGCTTCATCGGCTGAATAACTAAGCAGCATCGAAAATGGGGGCGCCTTTTATCCGGCGTCCCCATTTTTCCAGCTATGAGCCTGCTGAATCACTTTATCGCCCGCACTCTTCCGCTGGTGCCGAAAAGCATCGTCCGCCGCGTCGCCAACCGCTATATCGCAGGCGAAACGACCGCTGAAGCTCTGCAGGTCGTGGCCGGACTGAATGCGCGGGGCATTCGAGGCACTCTCGACATCCTGGGTGAAGATATTCATCGCCTGGATCAGGCCACGACGGCCAGCGAACAATATTTGAATCTTCTGGAAGAGATCGCAACGCGCCGCATCGATTCCACGATTTCGGTCAAACTGACACAGCTTGGGTTGAAAATCGATCCGCGGACCTGCCTCGAGCTCATCAACCGGATCCTGCGCCGCGCGAAAGAGTTGAACAATTTCGTCCGGATCGACATGGAAGACTCCTCCTGCACCTCCGAAACCCTGCGGATCTATCGTGAATTGCGCCACAATCATTCCAACGTCGGCATCGTGATTCAAGCTTATCTCCGCCGGACGCTCGACGATGTCGCTTCGCTCGAGGAGCTGAAACCCAACTACAGATTGTGCAAAGGCGTTTACGTCGAACCACGCGGAATCTCGTACCGCGACATGCGGATCATCAACCGCAACTACGCCTGCATTCTCGAGCGGCTGCTGCGAAAAGGATCCTACGTGGGCATCGCCACTCACGACGAACTCATGGTCTGGGAAGCATTCCGCATTATCCGGGAGCTGAAGCTGCCGCCCGAGGCTTACGAGTTCCAGATGCTTCTCGGCGTTGATGATCAGTTGCGGGATATCATTCTTGCGGCCGGCCACAAAGTTCGCATCTATACTCCCTTTGGCCGCGACTGGTACGCTTACTCCGTCCGCCGTTTACACGAGAACCCGCAACTCGCCGGTTACGTGTTCAAGGCGATGTTCAAATAAGATCGTCACCATGAAAATAGTCTTGCTCGGAACCAGTTCCGCTGTCCCCACACTGACGCGCGGTCTTTCGTGCACAGTGCTCATTCGAGAAGGCGACGTCTTTATGTTCGATTGCGGCGAGGGTACGCAACTGCAATTGATGCGATCCGGCGTCAAGCGAAGCCGCATCCATTCGATTTTCATCGGCCACCTTCATGGAGACCATTTGTATGGCATCGCGGGCCTGCTGAGCACGCTGCATCTCGACGGCAGGGAAACGCCTCTGAACGTCTTCGGCCCGGAGGGACTTCGGGTGTTTCTCAACGCGGCCTTCCGGACGTCCGAGCTTCAGTTTTCATTCAAAGTGACCGTTCAGGAGTTTCCCCGCGGTTACCGGGGGCGCGTTGTGGAAGAGGAAGAGTTCTACGTCGATGCGCTTCCGCTCGACCATTCCATCTTCTGCCTGGGATGGAGGTTTCAAGAGAAGCGCAAGCCCGGCATCTTCAACCTCGAGCGGGCGCAGGAACTGGGAATTCCGCGCGGGCCGGTGTACGGGAAACTCCAGCATGGGGAGAGCGTCAAGCTCGATGACGGAAGGGTCATCACTCCGGAAATGGTTCTCGGCGGCGCGCGCGAGGGAAAGTCCGTCGCCTACTGTCTCGATACCCAGTTCTCCGAACGATCGATTCAATTAGCGGATAAATGCACGGCATTGATCCACGAAACGACTTTCGGCCCCGAGGCGGTCGACATGGCCCGCGAACGCAAACATTCCACGATGGAAGATGCCGCACGCGTTGCAAGGGAAGCCAGGGCCGGCAGCCTCATTGCGACGCATTTCAGCTCACGCTACGACGGACGGCAGCTGGCGGAGATTCGCGATGCAGCCCGTGGTGTGTTTGAAAACATCACCACAGGCCGCGACCTGCTGGAGATCGAAATCTAGCCGCTGGCTAATATCGTGGAATGGACGAATCGATCTGCGCGGCCCATGCATCGATTCCACCCATCATGCTTCTCGTATTCGCGAAGCCATGTCCGCGGAGGTACGCGGCAGCGTCCAGGCTGCGCACGCCATGATGGCAAATCGTGACGATCGCCGTCTCTTTGGGCCATGTCTGCATGATTTCCTGGGCGACGCCCTGATCCGCGAGAACGCTGCCTTCGAGCCGGGCGATCGCATATTCCTCAGGCGTCCGCACATCGAGCAGCTTGATCTTCCCGGCCTTCAACAGCTCTGCTGTCTCGCGCGGCGTGATCTCGAGGTCGCGTTCCGTCTCTTCACTTTGCTTGATGTGGTCGACAAGCTCGTTCACGTCCAGGTTATGGTTCATTGCGACCGAGGCCAGCGTATCAGTGGGCTGGAACCCGCAGCTGCTGCAACCGCCGACGTGGTACTTCTGAAACAGGGCGCGCTGAGCCGAGGGAAAAACCGTCGTCACCTGCTGCATCGTCCAGACGCCGGAAAGATCTTTCGGGTCCGTGCTGACGGCAGCCTTCGGCTGCATCAGCGGCTTAAGGGCGGAAATGTCCAGATCGTCGTTTTCAGGCGCGGGCGCTGCCGCAGCTGTCTTTTTCCCGAAAATTCTCGAAAGTAAGGTCGCCATTGTCCAATTCTCCTTGCAGCGTCGCGCGCTGGGCATTGGTGATGCGCACGCGCACTTGTTCGCCTTGCATGATGTTTCCGCCAACGTGAACTCTATAATTCGTTCGGGTCCTGCCGAAGTTGTCTTCCTCGATCAGAACCTCTTGAAGCGTGCCCAGAAGTCTGGACCGCTTTTCGATGGCAATGCGCTCAATGAGTTCCAGACAGCGTTGATGCCGTTCTTCGATCAGCTCCTCAGGTAGGCATTCGAGATTCGCGGCCGCTGTCCCGTCGCGGCCGGAATACTTGAAAATAAATCCCCAGTTAAACTGAAGCTCTTCGATTAGCGAGAGGGTCTGGCGGAAGTCGTCTTCCGTTTCACCGGGAAATCCCACGATGATATCGGTGCTGATGGTCATTTCGGGCATGGCTTTCCGCATGTTACCGATGAGCTCGGCATACTGCTCCCGTGTGTAATTGCGCGCCATCGCCTTCAACATGGCATTGGAACCCGATTGAACCGGCAAGTGCAGCGACTCGCAAACCTGCGGCACCGCCGCCATTGCTTCGACCACCGGGCCGGTCATGTAATAGGGATGCGGGCTGATGAATCGGACCCGCTCGACGCCGTCCACGCCCGAAACCGCTTTCAACAAATCACCAAAGCGATGCTGTCCATGCCTGTAGGAATTCACGGTCTGGCCGAGCAGCATGATTTCGCGGGCGCCTTCCCGGACGCGGCCGGCGGTCTCCGCAAGAATCTGATCCATCGGGTGATAAATCTCGCGGCCGCGCACATACGGTACGATGCAGTAGGTACAGGAGTAGTTGCATCCCCGCATGATCGTTACGAACGCCGCGACTTTGTCGCCGACTGCGGGATTCGCGTAGTCCAGTTCCTCGTCGGTCTCGCGCCGCTCGAGAAGACGTTCAGCAATCTGTCCAAAGTCTTCGATGGATTTGGCGCCGACCACAAGGTCAACGAACGGGAAACGATCTTCCAGATACTCCTTCGTGCGTTCCGCGGCGCAGCCCGTCACGACGAGCTTCCGGCCAGGCCGGCTGGCTTTCCAGCGCTTCAAGCGCCCGACCTCGGAGAAAGCGCGATCCTCCGCATGCTGCCGAACGGTGCAGGTATTCACCAGGAGAATCGACGCTTCTTCCGGATCCTGGGTCTCCACCAGCCCGTGAGCCTTCAAATGGCGGCCCATTTCGTCGGAATCAGCCACGTTCATCTGGCAGCCGTAGGTTCGGACGTAGAACTTCATAAAATAGCAAACTATTATACTGCATCGGATGCACGAGGTTCCGATCGGGGACTCCATCGATCTCCATACGTTCCAGCCGCGCGAAATTCGTATCGTCGTGGAGGAATACCTCTATCAGGCGGTACAGCGCGGTTACACGGCAGTCCGGATTATTCATGGCCGCGGGATCGGCGTACAACGCGAAATGGTGCGTTCCATCCTCGAAAAACACCCTTCCGTACTGACATTTCACGATGCGGCCGACAGGGGATCAACTCACGTAACTTTAAGGGCCTTGCCCGCGTAAGTCATTTTAAGTAAGGTGTTGGCGTTTCCAGATTTGAGGTCTGGTCACGCCGGCAGAGAAAGGTATAGCCGTCATCTCTCTAGGGCGATTTGTCAAGGCCCGAGGCAGGCTCAAACGTCTGTCGATCAAGGGCCCTTAAGTATCTGTTTTTTCTGACAGTCGCCTTCGAATCAGCTATAATGACCCCCTTTTAAATTCAATAGGTTGTTCGTATGACTACAAGCACTAAACTCTCTGAAACCAAAGGCCCTGAATCGCTAATCCCCGGATCGTATCAAGACCCGCACAAACCCGCGGCGCCTCCACGGAAG from Terriglobia bacterium includes:
- a CDS encoding carbon storage regulator, with the protein product MLIISRKKDQKIILADDIEITVLEVGRNRVRFGIKAPKHVPIHTRLKTSLVPEDQTQVAEIGNQTSPFEGLPAAAGLAKRH
- a CDS encoding D-alanyl-D-alanine carboxypeptidase, with the protein product MKKHFFSPICLILLIFGPALAQETTSRSVAASAENQNPAVRLASVSESNYLNQLSLRGFSLDTQGLLIESLDGHSVFAELNSNVGFNPASVIKVATSFAALSRFGPEYHFETAFYMDGAINKKTRTLNGNLVFQSTGDPVLTSIDVSRLVREVVREGITHVNGNLVVTGPFTYGMFYTTDKATKGLAQSLRRAGIRFNETVNGGTAQGTKIASHVSSSLREILLYQNEHSVNQTAERTGEAVGGPKGVEQFLIKELNISPGEIAISHTSGLDYNRITPRATVQLFRELVFWLNLNNLRPDDILPVAGVDAGTLAQRFKGDEYRGAVIGKTGTLPGTDGGVSTLAGIAYTRDHGPVLFAIFNTKGSVTTFRKLQDSFLKGFIVESGGIPETQASLLHRLNN
- a CDS encoding proline dehydrogenase family protein translates to MSLLNHFIARTLPLVPKSIVRRVANRYIAGETTAEALQVVAGLNARGIRGTLDILGEDIHRLDQATTASEQYLNLLEEIATRRIDSTISVKLTQLGLKIDPRTCLELINRILRRAKELNNFVRIDMEDSSCTSETLRIYRELRHNHSNVGIVIQAYLRRTLDDVASLEELKPNYRLCKGVYVEPRGISYRDMRIINRNYACILERLLRKGSYVGIATHDELMVWEAFRIIRELKLPPEAYEFQMLLGVDDQLRDIILAAGHKVRIYTPFGRDWYAYSVRRLHENPQLAGYVFKAMFK
- the rnz gene encoding ribonuclease Z → MKIVLLGTSSAVPTLTRGLSCTVLIREGDVFMFDCGEGTQLQLMRSGVKRSRIHSIFIGHLHGDHLYGIAGLLSTLHLDGRETPLNVFGPEGLRVFLNAAFRTSELQFSFKVTVQEFPRGYRGRVVEEEEFYVDALPLDHSIFCLGWRFQEKRKPGIFNLERAQELGIPRGPVYGKLQHGESVKLDDGRVITPEMVLGGAREGKSVAYCLDTQFSERSIQLADKCTALIHETTFGPEAVDMARERKHSTMEDAARVAREARAGSLIATHFSSRYDGRQLAEIRDAARGVFENITTGRDLLEIEI
- a CDS encoding rhodanese-like domain-containing protein, with translation MATLLSRIFGKKTAAAAPAPENDDLDISALKPLMQPKAAVSTDPKDLSGVWTMQQVTTVFPSAQRALFQKYHVGGCSSCGFQPTDTLASVAMNHNLDVNELVDHIKQSEETERDLEITPRETAELLKAGKIKLLDVRTPEEYAIARLEGSVLADQGVAQEIMQTWPKETAIVTICHHGVRSLDAAAYLRGHGFANTRSMMGGIDAWAAQIDSSIPRY
- the miaB gene encoding tRNA (N6-isopentenyl adenosine(37)-C2)-methylthiotransferase MiaB, yielding MKFYVRTYGCQMNVADSDEMGRHLKAHGLVETQDPEEASILLVNTCTVRQHAEDRAFSEVGRLKRWKASRPGRKLVVTGCAAERTKEYLEDRFPFVDLVVGAKSIEDFGQIAERLLERRETDEELDYANPAVGDKVAAFVTIMRGCNYSCTYCIVPYVRGREIYHPMDQILAETAGRVREGAREIMLLGQTVNSYRHGQHRFGDLLKAVSGVDGVERVRFISPHPYYMTGPVVEAMAAVPQVCESLHLPVQSGSNAMLKAMARNYTREQYAELIGNMRKAMPEMTISTDIIVGFPGETEDDFRQTLSLIEELQFNWGFIFKYSGRDGTAAANLECLPEELIEERHQRCLELIERIAIEKRSRLLGTLQEVLIEEDNFGRTRTNYRVHVGGNIMQGEQVRVRITNAQRATLQGELDNGDLTFENFREKDSCGSARA
- a CDS encoding Smr/MutS family protein; this translates as MHEVPIGDSIDLHTFQPREIRIVVEEYLYQAVQRGYTAVRIIHGRGIGVQREMVRSILEKHPSVLTFHDAADRGSTHVTLRALPA